Proteins encoded within one genomic window of Dyadobacter chenhuakuii:
- a CDS encoding cytochrome-c peroxidase: MFKVKQIVTVLSAALFFVITVAFQHQENDVSTKAELGEKLFSDPILSRGKAISCASCHIPQFAFADTAAFSVGDKGTRVSRNSPALTNLSGRTEFFWDGRAASLEEQILGPLLAHDEMDLPVEQAVERLKQDTFYSAAFQKIFKTEVNQRNLLSAIASFERTLETTNTPYDRYLDGDEKAMSEQAVRGRILFIGKAGCATCHSGEDFTADRFKNIGLFNGKELTDPGRFKVTKDSAHIGLFKVPGLRNVAVTAPYMHNAMFKTLKEVVQYYNTPDKFVSNSIKRDLSLGTSLNLSDGEVDDIVAFLEALTDDRFKKK, encoded by the coding sequence ATGTTCAAAGTCAAGCAAATTGTTACCGTTCTTTCGGCTGCGTTGTTTTTTGTGATAACTGTGGCATTTCAGCATCAGGAAAATGACGTTTCCACGAAGGCAGAGCTGGGTGAAAAGTTATTTTCCGACCCTATTTTGTCAAGAGGAAAAGCCATCAGCTGCGCCTCCTGTCACATTCCACAATTTGCGTTCGCTGACACCGCTGCCTTCAGTGTGGGTGATAAAGGAACCAGAGTTTCGCGAAACAGCCCGGCGCTAACGAACCTTTCGGGGCGTACAGAATTTTTCTGGGATGGAAGGGCGGCTTCGCTGGAAGAGCAGATACTTGGCCCATTGTTGGCCCATGACGAAATGGACCTACCGGTCGAACAGGCTGTAGAGCGTTTAAAGCAGGATACATTCTATAGCGCGGCTTTTCAAAAGATTTTTAAAACAGAGGTAAACCAAAGAAATCTGCTGAGTGCAATCGCTTCTTTCGAACGAACATTGGAAACCACCAACACACCTTACGATCGATATCTGGACGGGGATGAAAAGGCGATGTCTGAACAAGCGGTTCGCGGACGTATACTGTTTATCGGTAAGGCGGGTTGCGCCACTTGCCACTCCGGCGAGGACTTTACTGCCGATCGTTTTAAGAACATTGGCCTTTTTAATGGAAAGGAATTGACTGATCCCGGCCGGTTCAAAGTCACCAAAGACAGCGCTCACATCGGTCTGTTTAAAGTGCCCGGCCTGCGTAATGTGGCCGTCACTGCACCGTACATGCACAATGCGATGTTCAAAACACTCAAAGAAGTCGTTCAATATTATAACACACCCGACAAATTTGTCAGTAACAGCATCAAACGCGACTTGTCCCTGGGCACCTCGCTCAACCTCTCCGACGGCGAAGTTGATGACATTGTAGCATTTCTGGAGGCATTGACTGACGACCGGTTCAAGAAAAAATAA
- a CDS encoding SusD/RagB family nutrient-binding outer membrane lipoprotein: MKRFKRCIFIPLLMVLLSCESVVDELNTDPNNPAQASATLLLTGLQLGNISIHEGHTARVAGLWSGYFTGIDRQYRDIYFYNASGGLFNVSWQNIYYGVLQQTKLLEEQARLTNNRVIAGIAKVVKAHAAGAATSGWGDVPFAQAADIAQFPNPVFDKQEDIYKSLQKLLDDAIADLETNQGTTPGVADIHFGGNTTKWIDVAHTLKARFYLDVRDYANAYKEAQLGIKNAEGSLLAPHGTSSGINENFYFTGRSITDIDSQGAYITTILDPASAAYRGDAKTDERARLNFYLTYTEANGVKSSFKHNYTSTATKKGVFAQDAPFPLITFQENQLILAEAGYRVNGLEEGLLQLNKYRAYLNEGGYIGTTYREGNFKYEPYVAADFTAGGIANKKREAAGDALLREILEERYITFFGQILGFNDLRRTRKEAVVVPVPANNGSVLPERFVYAQDEVNSNTNAPNPVPGVFEPTPVNKK; the protein is encoded by the coding sequence ATGAAACGCTTCAAGCGATGTATCTTTATTCCCCTACTGATGGTTTTGCTGTCCTGCGAAAGCGTTGTGGACGAGCTCAATACCGATCCCAATAACCCTGCACAAGCCTCGGCGACATTATTGCTGACAGGTTTACAGCTCGGAAATATTAGCATTCACGAAGGTCACACTGCGCGGGTTGCCGGACTCTGGTCTGGTTACTTCACTGGCATTGACCGCCAGTACCGCGACATTTATTTTTACAATGCCTCGGGTGGACTGTTCAATGTTTCTTGGCAGAACATTTACTACGGCGTATTGCAGCAAACGAAACTGTTAGAAGAACAGGCCAGGCTAACCAATAACCGCGTTATTGCGGGCATTGCAAAAGTGGTCAAGGCGCATGCAGCGGGTGCGGCAACTTCCGGCTGGGGCGACGTGCCTTTCGCGCAGGCTGCCGACATTGCACAGTTCCCAAATCCGGTTTTTGACAAGCAGGAGGATATTTACAAATCGTTACAAAAGCTGCTCGATGATGCCATCGCAGACCTGGAAACCAACCAGGGAACAACGCCTGGGGTAGCCGACATTCATTTCGGCGGAAATACGACTAAATGGATCGACGTGGCACATACGCTCAAAGCGCGCTTTTATCTGGACGTGCGAGACTATGCAAATGCTTACAAAGAAGCGCAGCTCGGCATAAAAAACGCAGAAGGTTCGCTGCTGGCGCCGCATGGAACTTCCTCGGGTATCAATGAGAATTTCTATTTTACCGGCCGCTCCATCACAGACATTGATTCACAAGGCGCCTACATCACCACGATCCTCGATCCGGCTAGTGCAGCCTATCGCGGTGATGCAAAAACCGACGAGCGTGCGCGTTTGAATTTCTACCTTACTTACACAGAAGCCAATGGTGTGAAATCCAGCTTCAAACATAACTACACCAGCACAGCAACCAAAAAAGGCGTTTTTGCGCAGGACGCACCATTTCCACTGATCACTTTCCAGGAAAACCAGTTGATCCTTGCTGAGGCGGGTTACCGGGTAAATGGGTTGGAAGAAGGGCTTTTGCAGTTGAACAAATACCGCGCTTATCTGAATGAAGGTGGTTACATCGGCACCACTTACCGCGAAGGGAATTTTAAATACGAACCGTACGTCGCGGCTGATTTTACCGCTGGGGGGATTGCCAATAAAAAACGCGAAGCGGCCGGTGACGCGCTGCTGCGGGAAATCCTGGAAGAACGGTATATTACTTTTTTTGGTCAGATCTTAGGTTTCAATGATTTGAGAAGGACCCGAAAAGAGGCAGTAGTTGTACCGGTTCCTGCCAACAACGGCAGTGTTTTGCCTGAGCGATTTGTATACGCGCAGGACGAAGTCAATTCGAATACCAATGCGCCCAATCCGGTTCCGGGTGTTTTTGAACCAACACCGGTCAATAAAAAGTGA
- a CDS encoding TonB-dependent receptor translates to MKRYILLLFVFAAFKSFAQQRILNGKVTDAVSGEALPGVNVSVKGTRQGTLTDADGKYALNLIKGETLVFSFVGFSAQEAKISAENQYDISLQPSSQQLGEVQVVGSRNANRTKLDSPVPVDVIDLKPLLESAPQVSITQLLQYVSPSFHSVNGSNAGDAGSALNLSQLRGLGVDQVLVLVNGKRRHKSSNINWGGLGNGATGYDLNSIPTAAIQRVEILRDGAAAQYGSDAIAGVINIVLNKTTEQLTLSSTASTRRRGDGTTTRTNANYGFALGKTGGYLNATAEFATQAIALLPGNDHAGLYLGPIYGGGANTRNYDAIYTKEIDEEILKNRGIDRHFFDRRGGGSNKAKDALLFFNAAVPLRQNAEVYAFGGISHRNSQFTAVFRLPGWTERNNAFLYPDGFLPAMENIITDKSLAVGVKGKIQDWDVDISNVYGKNDFGNVITNSLNASLGLKTPRTFDAGSYNASQNTGSIDISRYFDRALKGINVAFGAQYRVETYQIVAGESASYSKADLRTVYGLDTTGTGIVYNTNEGQIGLNGLSPGSQIHAGFRPENAVNVNRSVLAGYADLEANITTNWLVSGALRLESFSGLGNVTTYKIASKYKIADWLGIRGSHNTGFRAPDLAQYYYTETSTSFQQGRAIDQVTASNQSAATRALGIPTLTPEKSKGYTLGITSQPLKNVEFTADAYWVDVNNRVGNTGNFSATDVNLPLEVRSLFVQTGTTQAKFFYNSFSTRTKGLELTGSYRTPFRSGGLTFLLGANFVKNEVVSVNTPKGLEAYRYIIFNDGEKARVTSHIPGTKVNLQGSYKVGKLTYMVRGIYFGSVTTALALNATFPRPDYFFQKLNPIWVVDASVAYSFTKSIQAVIGVNNAFNELGDYSDPKLSALNNPSIVGLQNGSAGIQPFIRITARL, encoded by the coding sequence ATGAAAAGATATATTCTACTATTATTTGTATTTGCCGCCTTTAAATCTTTCGCCCAGCAGCGCATACTGAACGGAAAAGTAACAGATGCCGTGAGCGGCGAAGCGTTGCCAGGTGTAAATGTGTCGGTAAAAGGCACCAGGCAAGGCACGCTGACTGATGCAGACGGAAAATATGCATTGAACCTGATCAAAGGGGAAACACTAGTGTTTTCATTCGTCGGCTTTTCCGCGCAAGAAGCTAAAATATCAGCTGAAAATCAATACGATATCAGTCTGCAACCTAGCTCGCAGCAGTTAGGCGAAGTGCAAGTGGTGGGTTCCAGAAATGCGAACCGCACCAAGCTGGATTCTCCGGTTCCGGTCGATGTGATCGATTTGAAACCACTTTTGGAATCAGCGCCGCAGGTCAGCATTACACAGCTTTTACAATATGTTTCACCTTCGTTTCATTCGGTAAATGGCAGCAATGCCGGTGATGCCGGTTCTGCGCTGAACCTCTCACAACTAAGGGGTTTGGGCGTGGATCAGGTGCTGGTTTTGGTGAATGGAAAACGGCGGCACAAAAGTTCAAACATCAACTGGGGCGGGCTTGGAAACGGGGCCACAGGTTATGATCTGAATTCGATTCCGACCGCCGCCATCCAGCGCGTTGAGATCCTCCGTGACGGGGCAGCTGCGCAATATGGTTCGGACGCAATTGCAGGCGTTATCAATATTGTTTTGAACAAAACAACTGAACAACTGACACTTAGCTCAACGGCCAGCACCCGGCGAAGAGGAGACGGAACCACCACCCGCACGAATGCAAACTACGGATTCGCACTGGGCAAAACAGGCGGTTACCTGAATGCAACCGCGGAATTCGCCACGCAGGCCATTGCGCTTTTACCTGGAAATGATCATGCCGGCTTATACTTGGGCCCTATTTACGGCGGCGGTGCCAACACCCGGAATTACGACGCGATATACACCAAAGAAATCGACGAGGAAATCCTAAAAAACAGGGGAATAGACAGGCACTTTTTTGACCGTCGAGGCGGCGGTTCCAACAAGGCCAAAGATGCATTGCTATTCTTTAATGCGGCTGTGCCTTTGCGACAAAATGCGGAAGTATATGCATTTGGCGGCATTAGTCACCGCAATTCCCAATTCACCGCCGTGTTCCGACTGCCGGGCTGGACTGAGCGGAACAATGCATTCCTCTACCCTGATGGATTTTTACCGGCCATGGAAAACATCATCACCGATAAGTCCCTGGCGGTGGGTGTGAAAGGCAAGATCCAGGATTGGGACGTGGACATTTCGAATGTTTATGGCAAAAACGACTTTGGGAATGTGATTACCAATTCGTTGAATGCCAGCCTCGGCCTAAAAACGCCCAGGACGTTTGATGCGGGCAGCTATAATGCAAGCCAGAATACGGGCAGCATCGACATCAGCCGTTATTTTGACCGAGCCTTAAAAGGAATCAATGTTGCCTTTGGCGCGCAATATCGCGTGGAAACTTACCAGATCGTTGCTGGTGAGTCCGCTTCTTATTCAAAAGCAGATTTGCGAACGGTTTATGGACTTGATACAACAGGAACAGGCATTGTTTATAACACCAATGAGGGTCAAATCGGTCTGAATGGTCTCTCGCCGGGTTCGCAGATCCACGCTGGTTTCCGGCCTGAAAATGCTGTGAATGTAAACCGTTCCGTGCTGGCAGGTTACGCGGATCTCGAGGCAAATATTACGACAAACTGGCTTGTTTCAGGGGCGCTGCGCCTGGAAAGCTTCTCCGGGCTGGGCAATGTAACAACCTATAAAATTGCTTCGAAATACAAGATTGCCGACTGGCTGGGCATTCGCGGCTCGCATAATACAGGCTTCCGCGCTCCGGATCTTGCTCAATATTATTATACTGAAACCTCAACCAGTTTTCAGCAGGGCCGCGCAATCGATCAGGTGACAGCTTCTAACCAAAGCGCCGCTACCCGAGCGCTCGGCATTCCTACTTTAACGCCTGAAAAGTCAAAGGGATACACATTGGGGATCACTTCTCAGCCGCTGAAAAACGTTGAATTTACGGCAGATGCTTATTGGGTGGATGTCAATAACCGGGTCGGAAACACGGGAAATTTTTCGGCGACCGACGTCAATTTGCCGCTCGAAGTACGCAGCCTTTTTGTGCAAACGGGCACGACCCAGGCTAAGTTTTTCTATAACTCGTTTAGTACTAGAACAAAGGGATTGGAACTCACGGGAAGTTACCGCACGCCGTTCCGAAGCGGAGGACTGACGTTTTTGCTGGGGGCCAATTTTGTAAAGAATGAGGTTGTCAGCGTGAATACGCCGAAAGGTCTGGAAGCATACCGCTACATTATTTTCAACGATGGAGAAAAAGCGCGGGTAACTTCTCACATTCCCGGAACGAAAGTGAATTTACAGGGAAGTTACAAGGTTGGCAAACTGACTTATATGGTGCGCGGCATTTACTTCGGCTCAGTTACAACGGCATTGGCATTGAATGCAACATTTCCCAGACCGGACTATTTCTTCCAAAAGCTCAACCCGATCTGGGTCGTGGACGCCTCTGTGGCTTACTCCTTTACAAAATCCATCCAGGCAGTCATTGGTGTAAATAACGCCTTCAATGAGCTGGGCGATTATTCTGACCCAAAACTCTCAGCATTGAACAACCCATCCATTGTTGGCCTGCAAAACGGAAGCGCTGGCATTCAGCCATTTATCCGGATCACAGCTCGACTTTAA
- a CDS encoding protein-disulfide reductase DsbD domain-containing protein, giving the protein MLFKQLFFLFLLTSVNVFAQEPSDISKWNVSVSSKNAKAGDEVELIFSASIDKNWKLYSSDFKNEIGPLPTEFKFVETDSYQLIGTINPIQPKKTTDPTWDVQYTYFTEKAQFRQKIKVSKNGFNVAGTIKGLLCSNEDGLCIPFQESFRIN; this is encoded by the coding sequence ATGTTGTTTAAGCAATTGTTCTTCCTTTTTCTACTTACATCTGTAAATGTTTTCGCCCAGGAACCTTCTGACATCTCTAAATGGAATGTATCCGTTTCTAGCAAAAATGCGAAAGCAGGTGATGAAGTCGAGCTCATTTTCTCAGCTTCGATTGATAAAAATTGGAAGCTCTATTCCAGTGATTTCAAAAACGAAATCGGTCCGCTTCCTACTGAATTCAAATTTGTGGAAACCGATTCGTATCAGTTGATAGGCACCATTAACCCTATTCAGCCCAAAAAAACGACTGACCCCACCTGGGATGTGCAGTACACCTATTTCACCGAGAAGGCACAGTTCCGGCAGAAAATTAAGGTTTCAAAAAACGGATTTAATGTTGCGGGAACCATAAAGGGGCTCTTGTGTAGCAACGAAGACGGCCTTTGCATTCCTTTCCAGGAGTCTTTTCGGATTAATTGA
- a CDS encoding peroxiredoxin family protein yields MKINDKIKVVALAGATLLSSFAATADKPGAKSPKQGIWRGEFVISETHIPFNFEYNAKNAKDPILTLLNGSRRDDFHVTKIGADSIFVKMNTYDAALVAKVESDGKITGEYRSLVPGFRGNSLPFSAEHGKDYRFVEKGKEQPTKHNLSGKWDLQVFSKAKMPDNVALLKQEGNKLTGVVMSTVGDSRELEGVVQGDEFVLSHFSGPNPRVYKGKINEDGSITGVISSGIYDNTKFEGAKNEQAALPDPYKLTYLKEGYTKLDFTLPDLDGKQVSLSDDKYKGKVVIVEIIGTWCPNCTDQTAFLSPWFKENKKRGVEAIAIGFEQKDDLAYAKYTLGTLKKKYGIEYDILFGGIADKKVASEKLPALNRMMAFPTTIIIGRDGEVKQIHTGYTGTVTGKYFEDYVAKWNKDLDALIAEPVPATFSSANTTPAKSGK; encoded by the coding sequence ATGAAAATCAACGACAAGATCAAGGTTGTGGCTTTGGCAGGTGCCACGCTTTTAAGCAGTTTTGCAGCAACGGCAGACAAGCCTGGTGCTAAATCGCCCAAGCAGGGTATCTGGCGCGGGGAGTTTGTAATTAGCGAAACACACATTCCATTCAATTTCGAGTACAATGCTAAAAACGCAAAGGATCCGATCCTGACGCTGCTGAACGGCTCACGAAGGGACGATTTCCATGTGACAAAAATCGGCGCGGATTCGATTTTTGTAAAAATGAACACTTATGATGCAGCATTGGTCGCAAAGGTGGAATCAGACGGAAAGATTACAGGTGAATACCGCAGCCTGGTGCCTGGCTTCCGGGGGAATTCGTTGCCATTTTCAGCCGAGCATGGCAAGGATTATCGCTTTGTAGAAAAAGGCAAAGAGCAGCCTACCAAACACAATTTGAGCGGCAAATGGGATTTGCAGGTTTTCAGCAAAGCCAAAATGCCTGATAATGTAGCGCTTCTCAAACAAGAAGGAAACAAACTGACCGGCGTGGTAATGTCAACAGTAGGGGACAGCCGCGAGCTGGAAGGCGTTGTGCAAGGCGATGAATTTGTGCTTTCCCATTTTTCTGGTCCTAACCCAAGGGTTTATAAAGGAAAAATTAATGAAGATGGCTCCATCACGGGTGTAATCAGCTCGGGTATTTACGACAATACCAAGTTTGAAGGTGCCAAGAACGAACAGGCAGCATTGCCAGACCCATACAAACTGACCTATTTGAAAGAAGGATATACCAAACTGGATTTCACCTTGCCTGACCTGGACGGAAAGCAAGTTTCGCTCAGCGATGACAAATACAAAGGTAAAGTGGTGATCGTCGAAATCATCGGCACCTGGTGCCCGAACTGCACAGATCAGACGGCTTTCCTTTCGCCCTGGTTTAAAGAAAACAAAAAGCGCGGCGTAGAAGCGATTGCGATCGGTTTTGAACAAAAAGACGATCTTGCTTATGCCAAATACACGCTGGGCACATTGAAAAAAAAGTACGGCATTGAGTACGACATTCTTTTCGGCGGCATTGCAGACAAGAAGGTCGCTTCCGAAAAACTGCCTGCACTGAACCGCATGATGGCATTTCCAACCACGATCATCATCGGTCGTGATGGCGAGGTAAAGCAGATCCACACGGGCTACACCGGCACGGTTACCGGAAAATATTTCGAGGATTATGTTGCCAAATGGAATAAGGATCTTGACGCTTTAATCGCTGAGCCCGTTCCGGCCACTTTCTCGTCGGCCAATACTACTCCTGCGAAAAGTGGGAAATAA
- a CDS encoding SusC/RagA family TonB-linked outer membrane protein: MYKNLRKAGSLWLLCTLASVDFNIAFAQEKVVSGKVTSVQDNSPLPGVNVVVKGSSKGISTDANGSYQFSINESDNVLVFSFIGYDPVEQTIGTRTKVDVALRESSQQLSEVVVTALGFKESSDKLAATSSKIDAKAITASGEPTLINSLAGKASGVQINKNSSDPGAGSFIQIRGLSTITGNNQPLIIVDGVPLSNSSEGGSQGNVSQQSRLNDINPNDIASVQILKGASAAALWGSRAANGVIVISTKKGSGEKLSISFNSSYSFDEVNAFHARQNTFGQGAGGKYNPAGTNSWGDKIADRSGAADELNTTGAYFEAQDGTKHYPIVTKNSRETFNESNYNQVFRTGTAADNTLSVSGGTEKSTFYFSAGHLNQKGVFNGASDYKRTSFKLNTERKFTDVFRIAANSTMSRITSNRQGRGNNNSGAPVGLLRNAPDFDVSDYKGTYYASPSASPEFNRQRTYRSYLGASANPLIGSPVWALHEQKYTSSVNRFLNSVELGIKPVEWFELIARAGYDTYTDERLDYFPVNDLSNNGRGQFVDRLFKEAELNTDLIGRFVKDFGKHYALTYVIGFNVNDRRYLNDNLDVKNFIIPDAPANPSNATSANRTPTTVRSHIRNARFYNTAGLSVFNSVFVNVSLAAEAGSAFGKNAKNTFYYPSADIAWQFSNLPFLENSGLDFGKLRASFGVVGVQPLPYKTQTNYLAAAFSQGILGDNIAGSQYGNGAFLQSPEQGNDKLRPERKTEYEIGADLRLWHNKARFGFTYYQNKVDNLLIPVTLPASTGFVSKYTNAATLQNKGIEADLALDLIRTKDFNWSVNANVNRNRNKVTDLAGTSSLFLTGISGSIDVRAVEGQPVGVFWYGKYQRTEDGKLALDKNNFPQLASISGIIGDPNPDWRGGLGTTLRYKKLTLDVLFETSQGGDFYEGTRAVMYNFGTHADVGKEVTLTQDVKNYTGKVFAAGTTVRGNLHDFGGGPVLLDEPYYTSIGGGFSDLKEHMISDGSWTRLRQLSLSYHLDSEKFRKVIPLQSIDFSVTGRNLFLWSKIKGIDPDTNLTGDPLARNMDWFNSPGTRSLILTLRLTY, from the coding sequence ATGTATAAAAATTTACGAAAAGCCGGCAGCTTGTGGCTGCTCTGTACGCTTGCGTCTGTCGATTTTAATATCGCTTTTGCGCAAGAAAAAGTAGTCAGCGGCAAAGTGACGTCTGTTCAGGACAATAGTCCGCTACCCGGTGTGAATGTGGTCGTGAAAGGATCCAGCAAGGGTATTTCCACCGATGCAAATGGCAGTTACCAGTTCAGTATCAATGAAAGCGACAATGTGCTCGTGTTTTCCTTTATCGGCTATGATCCGGTGGAGCAGACGATTGGTACCAGAACCAAAGTTGATGTTGCACTGAGAGAGTCGTCGCAGCAGCTCTCCGAAGTCGTCGTTACTGCGCTTGGTTTTAAGGAAAGCTCGGATAAACTGGCAGCGACCAGCTCCAAAATCGACGCAAAAGCGATTACCGCCTCAGGTGAACCGACTTTAATAAACAGTCTGGCTGGTAAGGCTTCTGGCGTGCAAATCAATAAAAATAGCAGTGACCCCGGAGCGGGATCCTTCATTCAGATCAGAGGACTGAGCACCATTACCGGCAATAATCAGCCGCTGATTATTGTGGACGGTGTTCCATTGAGCAATTCAAGTGAGGGAGGCTCGCAGGGAAATGTATCGCAGCAATCGCGCCTGAACGATATCAATCCCAATGACATTGCCTCGGTCCAGATCCTGAAAGGAGCATCCGCCGCAGCGCTCTGGGGTTCACGTGCCGCCAACGGCGTGATCGTGATCTCGACCAAAAAGGGCAGCGGCGAAAAACTGAGCATTTCGTTCAATTCTTCGTATTCTTTTGATGAGGTGAATGCATTTCACGCAAGACAAAACACATTCGGGCAGGGAGCGGGAGGTAAATACAATCCTGCCGGTACCAATTCCTGGGGAGACAAAATAGCCGACCGCTCCGGAGCGGCCGACGAGTTGAATACGACAGGAGCCTATTTCGAAGCGCAGGATGGGACCAAACATTATCCGATCGTCACGAAAAATTCCAGGGAAACCTTCAACGAATCGAACTACAACCAGGTTTTTCGCACCGGTACTGCGGCTGACAACACATTGAGCGTTAGCGGCGGAACCGAAAAATCCACATTTTATTTCAGCGCCGGACATTTAAATCAAAAAGGTGTTTTCAATGGCGCGAGCGATTACAAACGAACCAGTTTTAAACTCAACACCGAACGCAAGTTCACTGATGTTTTCCGCATTGCTGCCAATTCTACAATGAGCAGGATCACTTCCAACAGGCAGGGCAGGGGAAACAATAATTCGGGCGCGCCTGTGGGTTTACTTAGAAATGCGCCTGATTTCGATGTATCCGACTACAAAGGAACCTACTACGCCAGCCCGTCGGCCTCGCCGGAGTTCAACCGCCAGCGCACGTACAGAAGTTACCTTGGTGCGTCTGCAAACCCGTTGATCGGGAGCCCGGTATGGGCGCTTCATGAACAGAAATACACTTCTTCTGTCAATCGGTTTTTGAACAGCGTGGAGCTGGGCATCAAGCCGGTTGAATGGTTTGAGCTCATCGCCCGGGCAGGTTATGACACCTACACCGACGAGCGGCTGGATTATTTCCCGGTTAACGATCTGAGCAACAATGGACGTGGGCAGTTTGTCGACAGGCTGTTCAAAGAAGCGGAACTAAACACGGATCTGATCGGGCGTTTTGTGAAAGACTTTGGTAAACATTATGCCTTGACTTACGTGATCGGCTTCAATGTCAATGACCGGCGTTATCTGAACGACAATCTGGACGTTAAAAACTTTATCATTCCCGACGCTCCGGCCAATCCTTCGAACGCCACTTCCGCTAACCGCACACCAACCACAGTCCGCTCGCACATCCGTAATGCGCGTTTTTACAACACGGCCGGTTTATCCGTATTCAATTCGGTGTTTGTAAATGTCTCGCTGGCTGCGGAGGCTGGCTCGGCTTTTGGTAAAAATGCGAAAAACACATTCTATTATCCGTCAGCAGATATTGCGTGGCAGTTTTCGAACCTACCTTTTCTGGAAAATTCAGGACTGGACTTTGGCAAGCTGCGGGCGTCATTTGGAGTAGTAGGCGTGCAGCCCCTGCCTTACAAAACACAGACAAATTACCTGGCAGCCGCATTCTCGCAAGGGATTTTAGGTGATAACATTGCCGGCTCGCAATATGGGAACGGCGCATTCCTGCAAAGTCCAGAGCAGGGAAACGATAAGCTGCGCCCGGAACGAAAAACGGAGTATGAGATCGGGGCAGACCTGCGGCTCTGGCACAATAAAGCCCGTTTTGGTTTTACCTATTATCAAAATAAAGTCGATAACCTGCTGATTCCCGTTACCCTTCCAGCCTCAACAGGTTTTGTGAGTAAATATACCAATGCGGCCACACTGCAAAATAAAGGCATCGAGGCTGATCTGGCGCTGGATCTGATCCGCACTAAGGATTTTAACTGGTCGGTGAATGCTAATGTGAATCGCAATCGAAACAAGGTGACTGACCTTGCGGGAACCAGCTCCTTATTCCTGACTGGCATCAGCGGTTCTATCGACGTGCGCGCCGTAGAAGGTCAGCCGGTGGGCGTGTTTTGGTATGGAAAATACCAGCGGACAGAAGATGGGAAACTCGCGCTGGACAAAAACAATTTTCCACAGCTGGCCTCTATCAGTGGCATCATCGGAGACCCGAATCCGGACTGGCGCGGTGGACTGGGCACGACATTGCGTTATAAAAAACTCACGCTCGACGTATTGTTCGAAACTTCACAGGGAGGTGATTTTTATGAAGGTACCCGCGCGGTGATGTATAATTTTGGTACACATGCCGATGTGGGCAAAGAGGTAACACTGACGCAGGATGTTAAAAACTATACGGGGAAAGTGTTTGCGGCAGGAACGACCGTCCGCGGTAATCTGCACGATTTCGGCGGTGGACCGGTGCTGCTCGACGAACCCTATTACACCTCGATCGGCGGCGGTTTCAGTGACTTGAAAGAGCATATGATCAGCGACGGAAGCTGGACGCGCCTGCGGCAATTGTCTTTGAGCTATCATTTGGACAGCGAGAAATTCCGCAAAGTGATTCCGCTGCAATCAATCGATTTTTCGGTAACCGGAAGAAATCTTTTTCTCTGGTCAAAAATCAAAGGCATTGACCCCGATACCAACCTGACCGGCGACCCGCTAGCCCGAAATATGGATTGGTTCAACTCCCCCGGAACCCGCTCGCTCATCCTGACTTTGCGCTTAACCTATTAA
- a CDS encoding YceI family protein: protein MKKTILSALSLATLGLASFTNTVKENPYTVDTQKSKLVWNAKKVTGEHSGLVPIKSGTLLVDAGKLKGGNFEIDLKDLTVTDLKDPEYNKKLTTHLKGEDFFAVEKHPTGKLNITSVTPSGANKYNVKGKLTIKGITEDVAFPAEVTTTGKNLTANAKITIDRTKYGIKYNSKTFFSAIGDKAIDDTFNLDVSLIATESASTTKASVK from the coding sequence ATGAAAAAGACCATTTTATCCGCATTGTCGCTCGCTACACTTGGCTTGGCATCTTTCACAAATACTGTAAAAGAAAATCCGTACACAGTAGACACACAGAAAAGCAAGCTGGTATGGAATGCTAAAAAAGTAACCGGCGAGCATTCGGGCCTGGTTCCCATCAAGAGCGGCACGTTACTGGTAGACGCTGGAAAATTAAAGGGCGGCAACTTTGAAATCGATCTGAAAGATCTCACAGTAACTGACCTGAAAGACCCTGAATACAACAAAAAACTGACCACACACCTGAAAGGCGAGGACTTTTTTGCTGTCGAGAAACATCCAACCGGCAAGTTAAATATCACCTCAGTAACGCCCTCCGGTGCAAATAAATACAATGTGAAAGGTAAGCTGACGATCAAAGGCATTACCGAGGATGTTGCATTTCCGGCAGAGGTGACTACAACAGGGAAAAACCTGACAGCTAATGCGAAGATCACGATTGACCGCACCAAATACGGCATCAAGTATAATTCCAAAACTTTCTTTTCCGCGATTGGCGACAAAGCAATTGACGATACTTTCAACCTGGACGTCTCGCTTATTGCAACAGAATCTGCTTCTACAACCAAGGCTAGCGTGAAGTGA